A region of Ammospiza nelsoni isolate bAmmNel1 chromosome 8, bAmmNel1.pri, whole genome shotgun sequence DNA encodes the following proteins:
- the PCBD1 gene encoding pterin-4-alpha-carbinolamine dehydratase translates to MAGKAHRLSTEEREQLLPNLRAVGWNEVEGRDAIFKEFHFKDFNRAFGFMTRVALQAEKLDHHPEWFNVYNKVHITLSTHDCGGLSERDINLASFIEQVAASLS, encoded by the exons ATG GCAGGCAAAGCCCACAGGCTGAGCAcggaggagagggagcagctgctgcccaacctgAGAGCTGTGGGGTGGAACGAGGTGGAAGGCAGAGATGCCATCTTCAAAGAGTTCCACTTCAAGGACTTCAACCGG GCCTTTGGCTTCATGACCAGAGTGGCTCTACAGGCAGAAAAACTGGATCACCATCCCGAGTGGTTCAATGTGTACAACAAG GTTCACATCACCCTGAGCACCCACGACTGCGGGGGTTTGTCGGAGCGGGACATCAACCTGGCCAGCTTCATCGAGCAGGTGGCAGCTTCCCTCTCCTGA